The following are encoded in a window of Neomicrococcus lactis genomic DNA:
- a CDS encoding TlpA family protein disulfide reductase codes for MADHLPSPLKYAGRRAFLRAAVLGAAVLPLAACVGDEDSLAKQAREGNNKNYIAGDGSVEEYGPESRTAPVKISAVAYDGTTIDSATWVGQATVLNFWYAACAPCRIEAPHLVELSSEYEGKVEFIGINVRDEKEAAEAFERTFGITYPSVQDTQGAIQLAMTQYVPLQAVPTTLVLDRQGRVAARILGAAEKSTLKALIDTALTEAL; via the coding sequence ATGGCCGACCACCTTCCGTCCCCCTTGAAGTATGCGGGACGCCGCGCTTTCCTGCGTGCAGCCGTGCTTGGCGCCGCTGTCCTGCCACTGGCGGCATGTGTGGGAGATGAGGACTCCCTGGCCAAGCAGGCGCGGGAGGGAAACAACAAGAACTACATAGCCGGCGATGGCTCGGTGGAGGAATACGGTCCGGAATCCCGCACCGCACCGGTCAAGATCAGCGCGGTGGCCTACGACGGAACCACCATTGATTCGGCCACCTGGGTGGGCCAGGCAACGGTGCTGAACTTCTGGTACGCGGCATGTGCACCGTGCCGGATCGAGGCCCCGCACTTGGTGGAACTCAGCAGCGAATATGAGGGCAAGGTCGAGTTCATTGGCATCAATGTGCGCGACGAGAAGGAGGCCGCCGAGGCGTTCGAGCGCACCTTCGGCATCACCTACCCCTCGGTGCAGGACACCCAGGGCGCGATCCAGCTGGCCATGACCCAGTACGTTCCGTTGCAAGCGGTGCCCACCACCCTGGTGCTGGATAGGCAGGGCAGGGTCGCGGCACGCATTCTGGGTGCTGCAGAAAAAAGTACGCTCAAGGCCCTGATCGATACCGCCCTCACCGAGGCCCTGTGA
- a CDS encoding cadmium resistance transporter — protein MDLIPSILQAIGLFMATNIDDIIVLSLFFARGAGQRGTTARILAGQYLGFGGILAAAVLVALGAGVFLPPQAIPYFGLIPLFLGLWAAWRAWRAWRAADDDDDAKVAGKNVGVLTVAAVTFANGGDNIGVYVPVFLSVGPTAVVAYCIAFLALVAVLVVLAKFLATRRPIAEVLERWEDILFPLVLIGLGVFILVEGGAFGL, from the coding sequence ATGGATCTCATCCCCTCCATCCTGCAGGCCATCGGCCTGTTCATGGCCACCAACATCGACGACATCATCGTGCTCTCATTGTTCTTCGCCCGCGGTGCCGGACAGCGCGGGACAACGGCCCGGATCCTGGCGGGCCAGTATCTCGGCTTTGGCGGAATCCTCGCCGCGGCCGTCCTCGTGGCGCTAGGCGCAGGGGTATTCCTCCCTCCCCAGGCGATCCCCTACTTCGGCCTCATCCCCCTGTTCCTCGGCCTGTGGGCGGCATGGCGAGCCTGGCGAGCCTGGCGGGCAGCCGACGACGACGATGATGCCAAAGTCGCTGGCAAGAACGTGGGGGTATTGACTGTCGCGGCTGTCACCTTCGCCAACGGCGGGGACAACATCGGGGTCTATGTTCCGGTTTTCCTCAGCGTGGGACCGACCGCCGTGGTGGCATACTGCATCGCCTTCCTCGCACTGGTTGCAGTTCTCGTGGTGCTGGCCAAGTTCCTTGCCACGCGCCGGCCGATTGCCGAGGTCCTGGAACGCTGGGAAGACATCTTGTTCCCTCTCGTCCTCATCGGCCTCGGGGTGTTCATCCTCGTCGAGGGAGGGGCCTTTGGACTCTAA
- the lspA gene encoding signal peptidase II: MSAAAERTTGGRSGHFRSRSRTVMLGGAALLAATDLVSKWVAERNLTVGESLGLGPLDIRLFYNTGVAFSLGASLPPWTVAAATGLIIAALFWFLLASEPAMTGLSRTGAALLLGGASGNFIDRLDGRGVVDFLHSGWFPTFNLADVFVTGGAALMVLGAFRRQPEENPG, encoded by the coding sequence ATGAGCGCGGCAGCCGAGCGGACCACAGGAGGGCGGTCCGGCCACTTCCGGTCCCGGTCCCGGACCGTGATGCTGGGCGGGGCGGCGTTGCTCGCCGCCACCGACCTTGTCTCGAAGTGGGTGGCGGAGAGAAACCTGACCGTGGGCGAGTCCCTGGGCCTGGGGCCGCTGGACATCAGGCTGTTTTACAACACCGGGGTGGCCTTCAGCCTCGGCGCGTCCCTCCCGCCCTGGACGGTCGCGGCCGCGACCGGGCTGATTATCGCGGCCCTGTTCTGGTTCCTGCTGGCTTCCGAACCGGCCATGACCGGGCTCTCCCGCACGGGGGCGGCCCTGTTGCTCGGCGGCGCATCGGGGAACTTCATTGACCGGCTGGACGGGCGCGGGGTCGTGGACTTCCTGCACAGCGGATGGTTCCCCACCTTCAACCTCGCAGACGTCTTCGTCACCGGGGGTGCCGCCTTGATGGTCCTCGGGGCGTTCAGGCGCCAACCGGAAGAAAATCCCGGATAG
- a CDS encoding heavy metal translocating P-type ATPase produces the protein MSDACGCSDETMAPGTAGEEKAEGFWQVREVRAAAVSGVLLLAGWITSLVGGPQWLTLPLEIIALLVAAWTFVPSTLRSLVRGKIGVGTLMTIAAVGAVLLGQIEEAAMLAFLYAISEGLEEYSLAKTRRGLRALLDLVPAEATVLRHGTQFTVSPAELVPGDRMVVRPGERLATDGRIVTGRTSLDTSALTGESVPVEAGPGTEVWAGSINGTGPLEVEVTSTAENNSLARIVHIVEAEQSRKGPGQRLADSIAKRLVPGILIVAGLIIVFGFIVGEPVLWFERALVVLVAASPCALAISVPVTVVASVGAASRIGVLIKGGGALETLGRIRTIALDKTGTLTRNQPAVIDVATAGPATRTQVLALAAGLEERSEHPLARAILAATPDRANVTDVDTVPGAGLEGLLDGQKVRLGRPGWIEPGELAADVERMQRAGATAVLIEQDGQVVGAVAVRDELRPEAREVIARLTRSGYTTVMLTGDNTITANALGKDAGITEVHADLRPEDKADIIRRLKANRPTAMVGDGVNDAPALATADTGIAMGAMGTDVAIETADVALMGEDLNHLPQVLDHARRTRRIMLQNVGLSLLLIALLIPLALFGILGLAAVVLIHELAEILVIANGVRAGRIARKNQLDARQPGPVLEPAA, from the coding sequence ATGAGCGACGCCTGCGGCTGCAGCGACGAAACAATGGCCCCCGGCACGGCAGGCGAAGAGAAAGCGGAAGGCTTCTGGCAGGTGAGAGAGGTCCGTGCCGCCGCCGTGTCCGGGGTGCTGCTGCTGGCTGGCTGGATCACTTCCCTGGTCGGGGGCCCGCAGTGGCTGACCTTGCCGCTGGAAATCATCGCGTTGCTGGTCGCGGCCTGGACCTTCGTTCCCTCCACGCTGCGGAGCTTGGTTAGGGGCAAGATCGGCGTCGGCACCCTGATGACGATCGCCGCGGTGGGCGCGGTGCTGCTGGGACAAATCGAGGAAGCAGCGATGCTCGCCTTCCTCTATGCCATCTCCGAAGGCCTGGAGGAATATTCCCTCGCCAAGACCCGGCGGGGTCTGCGCGCCCTGTTGGACCTCGTCCCGGCCGAGGCAACGGTGCTGCGCCACGGCACCCAGTTCACCGTATCCCCGGCAGAACTCGTCCCCGGGGATCGGATGGTCGTGCGCCCGGGGGAACGGCTCGCCACGGACGGCAGGATCGTCACCGGGCGCACCTCCCTGGACACCTCGGCGTTGACCGGCGAATCGGTGCCGGTCGAAGCCGGTCCGGGAACCGAGGTCTGGGCCGGTTCCATCAATGGCACCGGCCCGCTGGAGGTCGAGGTCACCAGCACCGCGGAGAACAACTCCCTGGCACGCATCGTGCACATCGTGGAGGCCGAACAGTCCCGCAAGGGCCCCGGCCAACGCCTGGCCGACTCCATCGCCAAGCGGCTCGTCCCGGGTATCCTCATCGTCGCGGGCCTGATCATCGTCTTCGGGTTCATCGTCGGGGAACCCGTGCTCTGGTTCGAACGCGCCCTGGTGGTGCTGGTCGCCGCCTCGCCCTGCGCGCTGGCGATCTCCGTGCCCGTCACCGTCGTGGCCTCCGTCGGTGCGGCCAGCCGCATCGGCGTGCTGATCAAGGGCGGCGGGGCGCTGGAAACCCTGGGCAGGATCCGCACCATCGCCTTGGACAAGACCGGCACCCTCACCCGCAACCAACCGGCCGTCATCGACGTCGCCACCGCCGGCCCGGCGACCCGCACGCAGGTGCTGGCGCTGGCCGCCGGGCTCGAAGAACGCAGCGAGCACCCGCTGGCGCGCGCCATCCTCGCCGCGACCCCGGACCGGGCCAACGTCACCGACGTGGACACGGTCCCCGGAGCCGGACTGGAAGGCCTGCTCGACGGGCAAAAGGTGCGCCTGGGCCGCCCGGGTTGGATCGAGCCCGGTGAACTGGCCGCGGATGTGGAGCGCATGCAACGGGCCGGTGCCACGGCGGTGCTGATTGAACAGGACGGCCAGGTAGTGGGAGCCGTGGCGGTCCGCGACGAGCTTCGCCCCGAAGCCCGAGAAGTCATCGCCCGGCTTACCCGGTCCGGCTACACGACAGTGATGCTCACCGGCGACAACACCATCACCGCCAACGCCCTGGGGAAGGACGCCGGCATCACCGAGGTCCACGCCGATCTGCGCCCCGAGGACAAGGCGGACATCATCCGCCGGCTCAAGGCGAACCGGCCCACCGCCATGGTCGGTGACGGCGTCAACGACGCCCCTGCCCTGGCCACGGCCGACACCGGCATCGCCATGGGTGCCATGGGCACCGACGTCGCCATCGAGACCGCCGATGTCGCACTGATGGGCGAGGACCTGAACCACCTGCCCCAGGTGCTGGACCACGCCCGGCGGACCCGCCGCATCATGCTGCAAAACGTCGGGCTGTCCCTGCTGCTGATCGCCCTCCTGATCCCGCTTGCCTTGTTCGGGATCCTCGGGTTGGCGGCCGTGGTCCTGATCCACGAGCTGGCCGAGATCCTTGTCATCGCCAACGGCGTTCGTGCCGGACGGATAGCACGGAAAAACCAGCTTGACGCCCGGCAGCCCGGCCCCGTGTTGGAGCCTGCGGCATGA
- a CDS encoding ArsR/SmtB family transcription factor yields MTIEYSGEDGCKGLDPAAALFHSLGDPARLAIVKRMAHGEVRVSQLTHELGLAQSTVSTHVACLRDCGLVEGRAEGRSVYYSLTRPELMDMLAQAEILLAATGNAVSLCPTYGTAARENDTIQESAR; encoded by the coding sequence ATGACGATTGAATATAGCGGTGAAGACGGCTGCAAGGGGCTTGACCCGGCAGCCGCCCTGTTCCATTCCCTGGGCGATCCAGCCCGCCTCGCCATCGTCAAGCGGATGGCGCATGGTGAGGTCAGGGTCAGCCAACTGACCCATGAGCTGGGGTTGGCCCAATCGACCGTGTCCACGCACGTGGCCTGCCTGCGGGACTGTGGACTCGTCGAGGGCCGCGCAGAGGGCCGCAGTGTCTACTACTCGCTGACGCGTCCCGAGCTCATGGACATGCTGGCCCAGGCCGAAATCCTCTTGGCCGCGACCGGCAACGCGGTGAGCCTGTGCCCGACCTATGGCACCGCCGCCAGGGAAAACGACACCATCCAGGAGAGTGCCCGATGA
- a CDS encoding ArsR/SmtB family transcription factor has protein sequence MKSATPTHTSALTQLGHALSDGTRTRILLALRDAPARPSDLATELGVSRQSMSNQLTCLRGCGLVAAQPEGRNTWYRLADPRLGSALGDLLELVLTVDPDCCTPEGCTCR, from the coding sequence ATGAAAAGCGCAACCCCCACGCATACCTCGGCCTTGACGCAATTGGGCCACGCCCTGTCGGACGGGACCCGGACCCGGATCCTGTTGGCCCTGCGTGACGCCCCCGCGAGGCCCTCGGACCTGGCCACGGAGCTGGGCGTCTCCCGGCAGTCGATGTCGAACCAACTCACCTGCCTGCGCGGATGCGGACTGGTTGCGGCCCAGCCGGAGGGCCGCAACACCTGGTACCGGTTGGCCGACCCACGGCTCGGATCGGCCTTGGGTGATCTGCTGGAACTCGTCCTCACCGTGGACCCGGATTGCTGCACCCCCGAAGGATGCACCTGCCGGTGA
- a CDS encoding DsbA family protein has product MSTPIPPSTRSPKKPKIVVWILLAAAVVAAIIGYAVAQGNSKAASPQAADAATTEQQVVRENSRVLSQAPSEKAVLVEFLDYECEACGAAYPFVEELRAEYSENVTFVHRYFPLPGHLNSTNAAVAVEAAAQQDAYEPMYKKMFDTQAQWGESADNKSALFRTYAEDLGLDMAAYDAAVADPATEERVKLDIADGKALGVSGTPTFFLDGKMLNVQTLEQFRAAVAATAAN; this is encoded by the coding sequence GTGAGCACTCCGATCCCTCCCAGCACCCGATCCCCGAAGAAACCCAAGATCGTCGTCTGGATCCTGCTGGCCGCCGCCGTTGTCGCTGCGATCATCGGCTACGCCGTCGCCCAGGGAAACTCCAAGGCCGCTTCCCCCCAAGCAGCCGACGCCGCCACCACCGAACAGCAGGTCGTCCGGGAGAACAGCCGGGTGCTTTCCCAAGCACCAAGCGAGAAGGCGGTCCTGGTGGAGTTCCTGGACTACGAATGCGAAGCCTGCGGTGCGGCCTACCCGTTCGTCGAGGAGCTGCGCGCCGAGTACTCGGAGAACGTCACCTTCGTCCACCGCTACTTCCCGCTGCCAGGGCACCTGAACTCCACGAACGCCGCCGTGGCCGTGGAGGCCGCAGCCCAGCAGGACGCCTACGAACCGATGTACAAGAAGATGTTCGACACCCAAGCCCAGTGGGGCGAATCCGCCGACAATAAAAGCGCCCTCTTCCGCACCTATGCCGAAGACCTGGGACTGGACATGGCCGCCTACGATGCCGCCGTCGCCGACCCGGCCACCGAGGAACGCGTGAAGCTCGACATCGCCGACGGCAAGGCCCTGGGAGTCAGCGGGACCCCGACGTTCTTCCTCGATGGAAAGATGCTCAATGTGCAAACCCTGGAACAGTTCAGGGCCGCCGTCGCAGCAACGGCCGCCAACTAA
- a CDS encoding vitamin K epoxide reductase family protein, protein MSTPATADPVAGPRDPAIRVPSFARPRTFGLVLLVTGAVGWVASAILVLERLALYENPGHVTSCDVNPWVSCGRVMGTWQSELFGFPNPLIGIVAFALILATAMMVLSGASPGRWYWAGMQAGVTLGAVFVAWLWSQALFEIYILCLYCMVVWAAMIPLFILLTVRNLVHGVIPAPRAVTRLAAEWAGTLVAIAYVLVAGSVFLRFLPAFIG, encoded by the coding sequence ATGAGCACACCGGCCACCGCTGATCCCGTAGCCGGCCCCCGGGACCCGGCGATCCGGGTACCCAGCTTCGCCCGCCCCCGCACCTTCGGCCTCGTGCTGCTGGTCACCGGGGCCGTGGGCTGGGTCGCCTCGGCCATCCTCGTCCTGGAACGCCTGGCCCTGTATGAGAACCCCGGCCACGTGACCAGCTGCGATGTGAACCCCTGGGTGTCCTGCGGGCGGGTCATGGGAACCTGGCAGTCGGAACTCTTCGGCTTCCCCAACCCGCTGATCGGCATCGTCGCCTTCGCCCTCATCCTGGCCACCGCCATGATGGTGCTCTCCGGAGCCTCCCCGGGGCGCTGGTACTGGGCCGGGATGCAAGCCGGAGTGACCTTGGGCGCGGTGTTCGTGGCCTGGCTCTGGAGCCAGGCCCTGTTCGAGATCTACATCCTGTGCCTGTACTGCATGGTGGTGTGGGCGGCGATGATCCCCTTGTTTATCCTGCTCACGGTCCGCAACCTCGTCCACGGCGTCATTCCCGCGCCCCGGGCCGTGACCAGGCTCGCCGCCGAGTGGGCAGGCACCCTCGTGGCCATCGCCTACGTCTTGGTCGCAGGGTCGGTCTTTCTGCGATTCCTGCCCGCTTTCATCGGCTGA
- a CDS encoding GDCCVxC domain-containing (seleno)protein yields the protein MSVELNSVVSCPSCGVATSVQMPTDACQFFWVCPGCGERLRPAVGDCCVFCSYGTVPCPPKQQERGLL from the coding sequence ATGTCCGTCGAATTAAACTCCGTGGTGTCGTGCCCGTCGTGCGGCGTAGCCACTTCCGTTCAGATGCCGACCGACGCATGCCAGTTCTTCTGGGTATGCCCCGGCTGCGGGGAGCGTCTACGCCCAGCGGTGGGGGACTGCTGCGTTTTCTGCTCCTATGGAACGGTTCCCTGCCCACCCAAACAGCAGGAGCGGGGTCTGCTCTAA
- a CDS encoding recombinase family protein, with amino-acid sequence MSEIRAGNQRRQTMQHRYYRHMLIGYARVSTADQNPDHQTDALARAGVDPANIYLDHASGAKASRPELDKALASANRAGDQLVITRLDRLGRSVLHLVTLGAALRERGVGLRVLEQGIDTTTAEGRAMFGMLSVLAELQRELIVANTRDGLAAARARGRTGGRRPKLTPDQAHHAQQLYDAGTHTVQRIADLLQVPRSTIYGHLDKASIGRRPTAKATLEA; translated from the coding sequence ATGTCTGAAATCCGTGCCGGAAATCAACGTCGTCAAACCATGCAGCACCGGTATTATCGACACATGTTGATCGGATACGCGCGGGTCTCCACCGCCGACCAAAACCCTGACCACCAAACGGATGCCCTGGCCCGCGCCGGCGTCGACCCGGCAAACATCTACCTCGACCATGCCAGCGGTGCCAAGGCCAGCAGGCCCGAGCTCGACAAGGCCCTCGCCTCGGCCAACCGCGCAGGCGACCAGCTGGTCATCACCCGCCTGGACAGGCTCGGACGCTCGGTGCTCCACCTGGTGACCCTCGGTGCGGCCCTCCGCGAGCGTGGTGTGGGATTACGTGTCCTTGAGCAGGGCATCGACACCACGACCGCGGAAGGACGTGCGATGTTCGGAATGCTCTCAGTCCTGGCCGAACTGCAACGAGAACTCATCGTCGCCAACACCCGCGACGGACTCGCCGCCGCCCGCGCCCGCGGGCGAACAGGAGGAAGACGCCCGAAACTCACCCCCGACCAGGCCCACCACGCCCAGCAGCTCTACGACGCGGGGACCCATACGGTCCAACGCATCGCCGACCTCCTCCAGGTCCCGCGCTCCACCATCTACGGGCACCTCGACAAGGCAAGCATCGGACGGCGCCCCACCGCCAAAGCGACCCTGGAGGCTTAG
- a CDS encoding DUF349 domain-containing protein, with translation MTTSQQSDDFNQSNEASSTESPTSEETNVTAEAETQAAASSSPEEVSAPEATPVAEPVATEPEEATATEEVTEAPAAKPVATPHPSPAAVKPAEEKPAQAPVAAPPAYSTPLDEAEKFARVTEDGHVFVIVDGQEFPVGQYPDATKEEALAYFVRKHDDVVSQVMLLEQRIVAKAPAGDMNKAAEHLSALVAERLMVGDIAALESRLENVKLAISNLHNEERKNLEERRAKELESREAIVSEAEEIAGKDPSQMMWKNASARMTELFDAWKTAQKSGLRLGKATEDELWKRFRGARTTFDRHRRAYFSQLDADNTAAKEKKESLIARAEALQNSTDWAATATEYRKLMDEWKQSKRASRKDDDALWSRFRAAQDVFFEARQAANKAVEAEFEVNLKVKEALLEEARAILPVKNLNEAKKKLDSVRERWEAAGKVPRKDIQRIEAGLRQVEAEIKGVEDDQWRRSNPEKKARSNSMLSQLEDAIADLEDDLQKAKAQGNEKKIKQAEEALAARRSWLETLTRSAKDLA, from the coding sequence GTGACTACAAGTCAGCAATCCGACGATTTCAACCAGTCGAACGAAGCTTCGTCGACGGAATCGCCGACGTCAGAAGAGACCAACGTAACGGCAGAAGCGGAAACGCAAGCTGCGGCGTCGTCCTCCCCCGAAGAAGTATCTGCACCAGAGGCGACTCCTGTGGCGGAGCCCGTAGCGACGGAGCCTGAAGAGGCCACCGCAACTGAAGAGGTGACCGAGGCGCCTGCAGCGAAGCCAGTTGCAACCCCTCACCCGTCGCCTGCTGCGGTCAAGCCAGCAGAAGAGAAGCCCGCGCAGGCACCCGTGGCCGCACCACCGGCTTACTCCACGCCTCTTGACGAAGCAGAGAAGTTCGCCCGCGTTACCGAGGACGGCCACGTTTTCGTGATCGTCGATGGTCAGGAATTCCCTGTGGGCCAGTACCCGGACGCAACCAAGGAAGAGGCGCTCGCTTACTTTGTGCGTAAGCACGACGACGTCGTTTCTCAGGTCATGTTGTTGGAGCAGCGCATTGTTGCCAAGGCTCCAGCTGGCGACATGAACAAGGCAGCCGAGCACCTGTCCGCTTTGGTGGCAGAGCGTTTGATGGTTGGCGATATCGCCGCTCTCGAATCTCGTTTGGAAAATGTGAAGTTGGCGATCTCCAACCTTCACAACGAAGAGCGCAAGAATCTTGAAGAGCGCCGCGCGAAGGAACTTGAGTCCCGCGAAGCAATCGTCTCCGAGGCTGAAGAGATTGCTGGCAAGGACCCATCGCAGATGATGTGGAAGAACGCTAGCGCTCGCATGACGGAGCTTTTTGATGCCTGGAAGACGGCTCAGAAGTCCGGCCTGCGCTTGGGCAAGGCCACCGAGGACGAGCTGTGGAAGCGCTTCCGTGGTGCACGCACCACGTTTGACCGTCACCGCCGCGCGTACTTCAGCCAGCTCGATGCTGACAACACGGCAGCCAAGGAAAAGAAGGAATCCTTGATTGCTCGCGCAGAAGCTCTCCAGAACTCCACGGACTGGGCTGCTACGGCAACCGAGTACCGCAAGCTCATGGATGAGTGGAAGCAGTCCAAGCGTGCGTCCCGCAAGGACGACGACGCTTTGTGGTCCCGTTTCCGCGCAGCGCAGGATGTCTTCTTTGAGGCTCGCCAGGCTGCCAACAAGGCTGTCGAGGCAGAGTTCGAAGTCAACTTGAAGGTCAAGGAAGCGTTGTTGGAAGAGGCTCGCGCCATCCTTCCCGTGAAGAACCTCAACGAGGCCAAGAAGAAGCTTGATTCCGTGCGTGAGCGCTGGGAAGCTGCTGGCAAGGTTCCTCGTAAGGACATTCAGCGCATCGAAGCCGGCCTTCGCCAGGTTGAGGCCGAAATCAAGGGCGTCGAAGACGACCAGTGGCGCCGTTCCAACCCTGAGAAGAAGGCTCGCAGCAACTCCATGCTGTCCCAGCTCGAAGATGCCATTGCAGATCTTGAAGATGATTTGCAGAAGGCTAAGGCTCAGGGCAACGAGAAGAAGATCAAGCAGGCAGAAGAGGCTCTTGCCGCTCGCCGTTCTTGGTTGGAAACCTTGACGCGTTCTGCCAAGGATCTTGCCTAA
- the hisS gene encoding histidine--tRNA ligase has translation MARKASLSGFPEWLPAERLVEQHLLDVLRRTFELHGFSNIETRAVEPVGQLLQKGEIDKEVYGVGRLQAGEGEAISATDPNALALHFDLTVPFARYVVENAGYLAFPFRRYQMQKVWRGERPQDGRFREFTQADIDIVGDGSLPFRYDVELALVMIEALTNLNIGDFTVRVNNRKLSEGFYLGLGLTDTAGVLRNIDKLEKIGAEKVKQLLMSEVGATDEQAEKALALASIRTPDTSFVERVRELGVSHEVLDQGLAELAEVVGSAAQRSPGRIVADLAIARGLDYYTGTVYETMITGHEQLGSICSGGRYESLASKGSKTYPGVGLSIGVSRLVSRLLATQTLLANRSVPTAVLVTLENDDSWNQAQDVATALRERGIPVEVAPSAEKFGKQIKFADRRGIPFVWFTSAEKGHEVKDIRSGEQVQADPATWMPPAEDMHPQILRPTTDSATA, from the coding sequence ATGGCACGCAAAGCCTCCCTGTCAGGATTTCCCGAATGGTTGCCAGCAGAGCGCCTCGTGGAACAACATCTCTTGGACGTCTTGCGTCGCACCTTTGAGCTCCACGGTTTCTCCAACATTGAAACTCGAGCAGTGGAACCCGTTGGTCAGTTGCTCCAAAAGGGCGAGATCGACAAGGAAGTGTACGGAGTTGGCCGTTTGCAAGCCGGCGAAGGCGAAGCGATCTCGGCAACGGACCCGAACGCTCTCGCCCTCCACTTCGACCTCACGGTGCCGTTCGCCCGTTACGTCGTAGAGAACGCCGGCTACTTGGCGTTCCCGTTCCGCCGTTACCAAATGCAGAAGGTGTGGCGTGGCGAGCGTCCTCAGGATGGCCGATTCCGCGAATTCACGCAGGCAGACATCGACATCGTGGGTGACGGCTCGTTGCCATTCCGCTATGACGTTGAGCTCGCCCTCGTCATGATCGAGGCGCTGACCAACCTCAACATCGGTGACTTCACTGTTCGTGTGAACAACCGCAAGCTCTCCGAAGGCTTCTATTTGGGTCTTGGTCTCACTGACACGGCGGGCGTGTTGCGCAACATCGACAAGCTCGAAAAGATCGGTGCCGAGAAGGTCAAGCAACTCTTGATGAGCGAAGTCGGTGCTACGGACGAGCAGGCTGAGAAGGCTCTGGCCCTCGCAAGCATCCGCACTCCGGACACGAGCTTCGTAGAGCGCGTTCGCGAACTCGGCGTTTCCCACGAGGTCTTGGATCAAGGTCTTGCCGAGCTGGCTGAAGTGGTGGGCTCCGCCGCTCAGCGTTCCCCTGGACGCATTGTGGCCGACCTCGCGATCGCTCGCGGGCTGGACTACTACACCGGCACTGTGTACGAGACGATGATCACCGGTCACGAACAGTTGGGCTCCATCTGCTCCGGTGGACGTTATGAGTCCCTCGCCAGCAAGGGCAGCAAGACGTATCCAGGTGTGGGACTCTCGATCGGCGTGTCCCGTTTGGTGTCCCGCCTCTTGGCTACTCAGACGCTCTTGGCGAACCGTTCGGTTCCAACCGCCGTCTTGGTGACGCTCGAAAACGATGACTCATGGAACCAGGCTCAGGATGTAGCGACCGCTCTTCGTGAACGCGGCATCCCGGTTGAGGTTGCCCCGAGCGCCGAGAAGTTCGGAAAGCAGATCAAGTTCGCTGACCGTCGCGGCATTCCGTTCGTCTGGTTCACGAGCGCTGAGAAGGGCCACGAGGTCAAGGACATCCGCTCGGGTGAACAGGTTCAGGCTGACCCGGCCACCTGGATGCCTCCAGCTGAGGACATGCACCCGCAAATCCTTCGTCCAACCACGGACTCGGCCACGGCCTAG